The genomic segment GCATTGGTGGACGAAGCCTTGCCAGCGAAGACTCGGATGGGTTGACGCCAAGTGCAGTCTTTTCTCAGATAATGAATCCCAAAGGTCGCTAGTTCCATGGAAAAGGGTTGTGTatgtatcataatttttttgtttgtttatgTTTTGCCCAAACCCGAACCTCCAAATACATTCTCGGCTTAGATTTGTTGTGTGGTCTGGTGAAAGATCACCTGCTCTTATGCATGTTGTTAATCATGTGCTGATATTCATTGATTGAATGGTCTCATACGTGCCCTAAAACATATGTTTCAACGATCTTCTGTATTCGGTTCTATGAAATGAATTAAGTGGTTACCAACGGATTCAACAGTAACTACGAGTTGGCATGGGgcttgtcatactcaaacggcAACCGATATGAAAGACGGATGGAATTCGGTTTCTCTGATTGGGGATTGAATTTTCTCgatcattttcagaaaaacatgCTGAAAAGGCCACCAAACAAGCTTCGGCCATCGCTTTGACGGAACGCTCGTCATCAAAacatttctattgacaattAATACTCGTCAACAACAAATCGTTCTGATGTGAATGTTAATAAATTGAAAGTTAAAATCATTTCTAATTTTAAAcagtcagatttaaaatctaacttcAGCTGAATAATAATTACAGTCCAAAAGAAGTTACCTTGGTAAATCTAACTGGGTAATACATCGATAGTGTGTTTGGTtgggtggattaaataaggatagattaatagtcaaatgtttatcgttaaaattttaagttgttttaataatcattttgacccagtttaagatccaattttatggataactatttgattaataaaattggatcttaaaccgggtcaaaatgattattaaaacatcttaaaattttaacgataaatatttgactattaatctatccttatttaatccattCAACCAAACACATCTCGAGggaaaaaaccaaaaaaatccTTAAAAGGCGCCTTGTTATTTAACCCCCGTGAggaattttctttaaaaaaaaaaaggagttCTACATCTTGACACGGTACAAATAGATATGACACGACCAAAATATTGTGAATATAATGGCAAATTTTACAACCAAACTGGGTACAAATTTCGAACCAACTTTTTCAGTAACTTCACCACCATAATGAACAATTCCGAGACAAACACCCACACAACAATCTCGTCCAAATATATAAGGTAAGATCATCAAAATATGTCTTGTGATCAACATAGAGTCGTAAAACCTATGTCTCACATGAGGCTTTTGAATCAAGGATGGCAGTCACCTTCTTCTGCAGTTCTGGCTTATTGGCTCCTACGAGTTTGTCAAGTTGTTGCCCGTCTTTAAGGAAAAAGAAGGTTGGAGTTGCTTTGATATCCCATGATGTGCTGAATTCCTGAAGCAACGAATAATTTTAACAGCtggaaaaaattatatatctgCATATGGTGCCTGATCTTAAATATCTACATTTAAACAGACTTGCAATGTAAAAACACAATGATTTCAATCCAGGTAGCCAAGTAGATACAAAACTTACAGTAAGCTCGTCCACATCAACAGTCAAAAACATTACAGATTGGTGTTTCTCAGACAGCTCAACATAGAAAGGTGCGATAATTCTGCAAGGGCCACACCATGAAGCGCTAAAATTGGCAATTACCTGATATAAAATCACCAACTGTTAGAACAGAAAAAGCATGGTCCAGGCATGTAAGTTATAAACAGTAAAAGCCAATAAATAAGTCTCTGCTGAAGTGAGGTATCGAAAATCACATATATACACTGACAGTGCTCCCTGCACATGCAAGTTCAATTACATTGACTAAGAGATGTTTGATTGCATGAAGCATGATGCAGCTGACTGCTGGGGTTACGatataacaacaacaaaatgCTACCTCAATGGAACAGAAAATTTGTTAAAGACAAGACAAACAATAGaatcaaaaaaatatatatgtgatTTTCAATACCTCAATTAAACATCTCTTAGTCATGTAATTGGACTTGCAAACATGTAAAAATTTAAAACCAGTTGCCTGTTGCACTACATAGCATATGCAAATCATAACAGGAGATAAAACAGCTCACCTGAGGTGCCTGTATATGAAAGCCAGCACACATTTCTGATTTACCATTAAATAAATGAATGGACATGGTGCTGTAGATACCATCACATTCTTGGAACAGCCTAATAATGCAACTTACCATATTGGgacaaaaaatagaatcaaacaaaaatataatgaatGCTCACAATCTTTCCATCTGTCTTAGCTTCTGCCATCTTTTGTTCCCAACCTTCCTTTGTTGTGATAAGGTGCACATTTCCACCAGCCAGATCAACATTATGATCAGAATCATCTCCATCATTTCTAGCCTATTAAAATCAAAGAAGAGCATATCAAGTCATAATGTAAAACAATAGAAAGCATGATACAAACACCAGTAAGCCCATTTAGACAGCTAAAACATGTggaatgattttaaaatttcaaggaTTGAACTTATTTTATTAattcacaattaaaattttacaTCACAAGGACAAAGATTGATTGTAAATATGATAGAGACCGAACCCATTAGCAAACATATGCAAGTTGAGAGTAGGTAACAGAGAAAAGCGAGACAAGTAAtttatttcacaaaattgaACAAAACTATTACAGTATCTGTTCTCTAGGCATCTGTATCGAACAATAAACAAAAACTAGCATATGAACCCAGAGGTGAATCATTATTTGCAACCCATATAAAATATAACTATTGGACCAAATCAAAtgctttttttaataaaaatgtaATGGTTTTCGCTTAGCAAAAGAAAAGGAGAGAAAAAAGTAGTTGAATCATTCAACCACATTTTGGGAGACAAAATGATGAAGAGCTGATGCGCGGATAAACATGCATTTGGGCAATAAGGACAGCTGGTCGGGACATCCAATATGACAACGCAAGGAAAGAATAGTTCACACGATAACGTAGTGAATTGACACAGTACCTTAGCTAAGCAATGTCCCATTTTGATGGTATAGAGAAGGCCAATTTATTTTTGGTATTGGTGAATCCAGAAGATTGAACCAACCTCACCAAAACCTCTACCTACCTAAATAGTGAAGaagaagttaaaaaaaaaaacagagaagagAAATCAATTAAAACCATGTTCATATCAGCTAAAAAAGAATTGAACGAATCAAGGAGGCCAGCAATTAGAGACGGGAATTTGAAAACTCGATAATCGAAAATTAAAAGCAAGAGTTTACTCCCAAACACAGTTACTAAAAATCGATAAATTGTCGAGACAAAAGGGGAAAATTCCTAAATCGCATGCGAAGAAAATCAAAAAGTCAAACTCCCCGGCGGGATGAGAAGATGAAGAACCTGGATCAGCTGCGACGACGGCGCGACGATAAGATTCAGCCCCGCTTTCACAATCACAATCACGATCACGATCACGACCAAAATATgaggttttaatttgattttataaaatttctATATATAGCAGGAGGATTAAGTATGGGACCTGAATAATTCTGGAAATAGAGGATGATCGAAAGAAATGCGTCGAGAAGAATGCACGGCCCGATTGAAAAAAACGGAATTTTAATAGAAACCGGAATTTGGAATTCGCAGTGCGCGTGGGCCGGGTTCCGAACCTGCGGTTTGAACGGTCGGGCCTAATTTCAGCCGCTTTGGTTGCTTATGGATCGATTCTCAGAAATAAAAACTTCCTGTATTTCAAatctatttgatttttattagatttatgtttgaattttttcaaatttatataaatataataattatttgatggACATGACATCTTATATATTTTTcgtataaataatatatttaaagataaatggtaattgtaaattattattgattggttttatttttttggaCTATGGACAAtaagtaaaaatttgtgtgagacgttctcactaggtcgtattttgtgaaacttggtctcttatttaggtcatctatgaaaaaacattactttttatgttaagagtattattttatattctcacaaataaaaattcgtaagACCTGTATCACAATAGACCTACTATCGACTCTATTCATATCCGACTAAATTCATACACCGAAATCAATTGTCTAATATTTTGTTTTAATCACTATATTCGTCTATTCAGTTTAACACACTATATTAATTAGAAATATCATTTAAACTGTttttacataatattatatatcatttattcattaaaaaaaaacatagtaACTAAAATATACATCCAAAGTGTCGACAATACAATAAATATGTTGGAATTTGCACACAAATTTTCAAAAGCTCGTTTTGGTAGCTGCTGGTGATGGCTATCCCATTTATTTCGAATAgtacaaattttaaatatttttttgcaaAATCACATTcaaacatatataaataaataaataaaattcaatcaagtgttaaaaattaaatatgctatatttcaatttttctaGCCAAACGTCATATTCTTAACTTTTTCCATCTTCATTCTTAAAACCATATGTTGTCTATTTTTCTAAACGTCATTTTTTGTGAAAGTTTTAGTAGAATGActgatatttttaatattatacttcatatgcaaaaaataaaaaaattcatgtgCACAAGttgcaaatcaaatatttacaGTATACCGATACGTCAGTATAATACAGTATCATATCGTTCATATCAGGAAAAAAATGTTTGCTGTGGAAAAAAAACAGATAATTACAATATGGTTACAAAAACTTTAGAAAAAAAATGTATTGGAGTATAGAAAACAAGACCGAAAAATATACAACACTTCTATCACACTATATAACATTTATTGAAGAGATGATGAGACACACAATAGATTATAGAGAGACTGAGAGAGGCATATCCGTGAAATAAAATAGAGAttgatttatttgatttttagaaTATAATTAGTTTAAAAATTGATCACTCCAGTCTTTGGCCTTAATTTTCacattttatttataatataattagtttaaaaatattacataccaaaataccaaaatattcaaaatcaatacAGATAACGTACTGAAATTTCGACATATCGATATTTATTCGGTATGTAATCTTGAAATAACAAATGAAATAGAAAGTTTTAACACATAGACTCACTGTGTCAGAACCTGTTATGGATTATAGAGAAATCCAAATCCGATCTACACCGTTCAAAATATATCTCGTGACGTACTGAATATGTTGTCCAAATTTCACCCGAATCAAATGACTATATTTTCACAAATGACCTACTCCAGCAAATTGTGTAAATTTTATATAAGAAAACAATTTTTGTTCGTCATTAAGAAACTGATTCAAATAAACACAAAACCTGATTTCTCGttgaatttctttacaaacatGCTAACCAATTTTCAACTAATCCAGCAACTGATTCACAAAAGTATGCAAATCCGTTACTCCCTCAACCTCTCTATCTTTTGTGAATTCTTTTGATTGTGTGGTGCCCTAAATTATAAGAAAAGACACCCCTTCATATGAGCTTTTCCCATATGAGCCAAATTCCATCCCCATGCCAGGATATCCAAATGTAGAGCAAAACCAGAGCCCAAATACATCGGGTTTGAAATTTACTTTTTTTAGTGAGTCTCATTCCACGtatcttaatttgtgagacgagtcaaccctatttattcacataaaataatattcttatcataaaaagtaatttttttcatgataatccaaataagagatttgtctcacagaTATGACccgagatcgtctcacacaaatttttgacaATATTTTTTTGGCTACGGATTTGGACCGATCGTTCTCTCTCTTGCAGCCTCACCACTCGCCCGCCGTCTCTCTCGGGCTGTAGGCGGTAGAGTAGATACTACTTGTGGGGCAGTGTCCTCACAGGATCTCAGCCATTGATTTTACATAGTGATTAAATCTGAGCCTTTGATCACTTTATGGGATGTATATGTGTTTAAATCTGAGCCTTTGATCACCTCATGGATCAGTGCTCTCACAAGTAGGGTGAAATAAACCGGCTGTAGGCTGTGAAGTCATTGCAATCGACCGTGGCCCAATATTATTTCAAGATCCGGTTTTCGAATAattaataacaacaataattAATAAATGAAAACAACCGAAGAGCGGTCTGCTCTGAAATCAGCCTCTGGTTCCATACATTTGCCATTGCAGCCTGATACACACTCTTGCAACTGTGAAGACAGTCAAGAAGATGGCGGATGCAGCTTCAAATCTAACTGTAAACAATTTTCATCTCATGCTGTGGAATTTGCATTTTAAAGCTATGTATGTGGGAATCATAAAATGTATTTATACAGAAGTTTGTGACTTATATGCATAGGTTGAGGCCAACGATGGATCGAGAACCACGATAGATTTGGGAACCTTCGTTGACGAGTTGACTGCTGAAGATGATGCAGCCAGGTTCTGAATTTCTGAAATTATTTACTCGATTGATTCTGTATGCATATCGTGTATTTTGATAATTCTTTTAGTATTTGCGGGCCTTagattttgttttcttttcccGAATAGCGATGATGTCTCATTGGAAGGACTAGATCAAGAGCTTCAAGGTTGTAAAAGCGACGATGTATGCACACAGCATTTTCTGCACTATAGTCGTTGATAGCACCTGGTGTCCACTTACTTCCACTTAAAACAATTTTATGATTTTGCGGTGTTTGTTTTGAAGGTGGTTGCTATGATACTTTCTAAAGGTACGAAATTGCGGGATTACACCAGGGATGTTGAGAATAATCTACACCAAACTGAACTGGACTCTATTGAGGTTTCTGATTCATTGTACTAGCTCCTCAAATACATAGCAACACCTCGTGATATTGATGCTTCACAATACATAGCAACACCTCGTGATATTGATGGTTCACATCATCACATGTCTCGTGTGAAGTTATTTTATCCGCCCTGACTTTCTGGCACGTAGTCGATTCTAGGAAGTTTGAAAGACACTCATTTTGGGACATGGTTCCGCGCAAGAAGAATATGATATTTTCAATTTTGCatgtcaaaatttaaaaaatgaattttaaatgCCAAGTTTCAGAAAGATGAAGATACGTTTTTGGTGGGTGCCATCACTATGCTGAAACTATCAAGTCCAATGCACCTTCACTATGGCCttgtttattgtattttaatatgTATTTGTGTGTAAACTATTTTTTTATGGAGAGTGAAAACTAATTTTAGCTTGCTTATGGTGCATTTTTTCATCTGACCAGGATTACATTAAAGAAAGTGACAATTTAATCTCACTTCACGATCAAATTCATGATTGTGACACCATTCTGTCACAAATGGAAATCCTACTCAGTGGATTCCAGGTACATGTTACAGACATTGCTCTGATGCTTCTCATTTTGCTTGGCCTGATATGGTTTCTGGGAACGACAGATTCATGAAGTGAAGATTAGGCTTATTCTTTAAAGTTGTCCCAGATCTATTTTTTTTGAATATGCATGGGTTTGGTGGGATTGTGGAAATGTTCAATTTGATCTCTAAAAGAGGGAGATTCTGTTTCTCTTCTGCCAAATTTTATATGGCTACCTTTTTTAATGCTGTTAATCCTGTTATGTTCTGGTGTTTATTGCTGTGGATAAAATCTACAGTGAATTAGGTGCATAAGTGTTGACGCTGCTGCAATTGTCTCTAAAAGTTGTACCAGAAGGGTCtcagattttattatcattttttcCAGGATGAGATAGGTACAATAAGTTCAGATATAAAGATTCTTCAGGAAAGATCTATGGATATGGGACTTAAATTGAAAAATCGGAAGGTAATGTGGTTCACCACGGTTCTTTAGAATTTGAAGGCGAACGTATCACAAAATTGATAGAAATTAGAAGAACCTGCATTCCTGTATAACCTTGTTTTTTCTGTTTTTGTATACAA from the Primulina eburnea isolate SZY01 chromosome 3, ASM2296580v1, whole genome shotgun sequence genome contains:
- the LOC140825627 gene encoding thioredoxin H9-like isoform X1, which encodes MGHCLAKARNDGDDSDHNVDLAGGNVHLITTKEGWEQKMAEAKTDGKIVIANFSASWCGPCRIIAPFYVELSEKHQSVMFLTVDVDELTEFSTSWDIKATPTFFFLKDGQQLDKLVGANKPELQKKVTAILDSKASCET
- the LOC140825627 gene encoding thioredoxin H9-like isoform X2, whose translation is MVSCIIRLFQECDGIYSTMSIHLFNGKSEMCAGFHIQAPQVIANFSASWCGPCRIIAPFYVELSEKHQSVMFLTVDVDELTEFSTSWDIKATPTFFFLKDGQQLDKLVGANKPELQKKVTAILDSKASCET
- the LOC140825627 gene encoding thioredoxin H9-like isoform X3 codes for the protein MICICYVVQQATGFKFLHVCKSNYMTKRCLIEVIANFSASWCGPCRIIAPFYVELSEKHQSVMFLTVDVDELTEFSTSWDIKATPTFFFLKDGQQLDKLVGANKPELQKKVTAILDSKASCET